A stretch of DNA from Hydrogenobacter sp.:
AAGACCACCTTCGGTAGTTATTTCTTGCCTTTTCTCAGGGACTAAGGTTACCCTATTAGGTTTTATCCTTAGAGCTATCTGCCTCATCTCCTCCGTAGGTGCCATTTCAAGATTTACAGGTATCACTACGAGTTCCTTTATAAGCTCCAGATCCCTATCCTGTATATGTCTCCTGTCCTCTCTTAAGTGAAGGGTTATCTGATCTGCCCCCGCCTGTTGTACGATCAATGCAGCAAAAACAGGATCTGGTTCAAAGGTTTTTCTCGCCTGCCTAAGAGTTGCCACGTGATCTATGTTAACACCCAGCCTCATGTAATTTATATTATAACCCTGCCATTTGATTGAGAAATATCATATTGACTCGCTTCTTTTCAAGTATTAAAATTGAGTTCAGATTTCAAAAAGGAGGATTTTATGAGAATAGTAATCCTCGGAGGTCATGACAGGATGCGATCCAAAGTTAAGGAAATGGCTAAGAGATATCATCTTAAGATAAAATTTATAAATCAGGAGACACAGCAGAACATTGACAGTGCTTTGGCTTGTGCTGATTGGGTGATAATCTTCA
This window harbors:
- a CDS encoding DUF2325 domain-containing protein, whose amino-acid sequence is MRIVILGGHDRMRSKVKEMAKRYHLKIKFINQETQQNIDSALACADWVIIFTSLTGHNMVALAKKYAKDRCIFCNSHGVCTLEKKIREIIDEKLR